From the genome of Candidatus Methylopumilus turicensis, one region includes:
- the hisI gene encoding phosphoribosyl-AMP cyclohydrolase, translating to MSWLDKISWTDGLVPVIAQELGTNQVLMFAFMNREALQLTMETGHAVYWSRSRGKLWHKGEESGHVQKVHALRLDCDADVILMTVEQVGGIACHTGRHDCFFQKLENGEWTTDKPVIKNPEEIYKHE from the coding sequence GTGAGCTGGTTGGATAAAATAAGTTGGACTGACGGACTGGTGCCAGTCATCGCCCAAGAGCTGGGTACCAATCAAGTATTGATGTTTGCTTTCATGAACCGAGAAGCTTTACAGTTGACGATGGAAACAGGGCATGCCGTGTATTGGTCACGTTCGCGTGGCAAGCTTTGGCACAAGGGCGAAGAGTCTGGTCATGTGCAAAAAGTGCATGCGTTACGTTTGGATTGTGATGCCGATGTTATTTTGATGACTGTTGAACAGGTTGGTGGCATTGCTTGTCATACTGGGAGACATGACTGTTTTTTCCAAAAACTAGAAAATGGTGAATGGACGACAGACAAACCTGTGATTAAAAATCCAGAGGAAATTTATAAACATGAATGA
- the hisF gene encoding imidazole glycerol phosphate synthase subunit HisF: MLAKRIIPCLDVTDGRVVKGVNFLELRDAGDPVEIARRYDEQGADELTFLDITASSDNRGLILHIIEEVASQVFIPLTVGGGVREVEDVRRLLNAGADKVSINTSAVVNPQLVADAADRYGSQCIVVAIDAKQVGVDALGQPRWEVFTHGGRKETGLDAVEWARKMVSLGAGELLVTSMDRDGTKIGFNLGLNKAISDAVDVPIIASGGVGNLQHLVDGVKLGGADAVLAASIFHYGEYTVREAKEYMRAHGIEVRL; encoded by the coding sequence ATGCTAGCAAAACGCATCATTCCATGTCTTGACGTGACTGATGGTCGCGTCGTGAAGGGTGTCAATTTTCTTGAACTGCGTGATGCAGGTGATCCAGTAGAAATCGCGCGCCGTTATGATGAGCAGGGCGCAGACGAGTTAACTTTCCTTGATATCACTGCCAGCTCAGATAATCGCGGATTGATTCTGCACATTATTGAAGAAGTGGCTTCACAAGTATTTATCCCATTAACGGTAGGTGGCGGTGTTCGTGAGGTTGAAGATGTCCGTCGCTTGCTGAATGCGGGTGCTGATAAAGTGAGCATTAATACCTCCGCTGTTGTAAATCCGCAGTTGGTTGCAGATGCTGCCGATCGTTATGGGTCACAATGTATCGTGGTGGCTATTGATGCTAAACAGGTTGGCGTCGATGCTTTAGGGCAGCCGAGATGGGAAGTTTTTACCCATGGCGGACGTAAAGAAACAGGCCTGGATGCCGTTGAGTGGGCGCGAAAAATGGTGAGTCTCGGAGCAGGTGAATTGCTCGTAACGAGTATGGATAGAGACGGCACCAAAATAGGATTTAATCTTGGTTTGAATAAAGCCATTAGCGACGCAGTCGATGTGCCTATTATTGCTTCTGGTGGGGTTGGTAATTTGCAGCATTTAGTGGATGGTGTGAAATTAGGCGGCGCCGATGCTGTGCTTGCGGCGAGTATTTTTCACTATGGAGAATACACTGTGCGTGAAGCTAAGGAATACATGCGTGCCCACGGTATAGAGGTACGGCTGTGA
- the hisH gene encoding imidazole glycerol phosphate synthase subunit HisH produces the protein MIDIAVVDYGMGNLRSVSKALEHVAPNKNVAVTSSAKEILDAERVVFPGQGAMPDCMRELESRGLRDAIVQSAASKPFLGICIGLQLLFQHSEEGDANGLGILAGKVKRFASDAMYDAEGSKLKVPHMGWNQVYQKQDHPMWKDIPDGERFYYVHSYYVQPDDESLVAGVTEYPKAFTGAIAHNNIFAVQFHPEKSQHAGLQLLSNFVQWNGKS, from the coding sequence ATGATTGATATCGCAGTAGTAGATTATGGCATGGGCAATTTACGCTCAGTTTCAAAAGCTTTGGAGCATGTTGCACCCAATAAAAACGTTGCGGTGACAAGTAGCGCTAAGGAAATTTTGGATGCAGAGCGCGTTGTGTTTCCTGGGCAAGGTGCCATGCCTGATTGTATGCGCGAACTTGAGTCTAGAGGTTTGCGTGATGCGATTGTGCAATCAGCAGCTAGCAAACCATTCCTCGGTATTTGTATAGGCTTACAGCTTTTGTTTCAGCACTCTGAAGAAGGCGATGCAAATGGCTTAGGGATTTTAGCTGGTAAGGTAAAACGCTTTGCTAGCGATGCTATGTATGATGCAGAAGGCAGTAAACTCAAAGTTCCGCACATGGGATGGAATCAGGTTTATCAAAAGCAAGATCACCCGATGTGGAAAGATATTCCGGATGGTGAGCGTTTTTATTACGTGCATAGTTATTATGTCCAGCCAGATGATGAAAGTTTAGTGGCGGGCGTGACTGAGTATCCTAAAGCATTCACAGGCGCTATCGCTCACAACAATATTTTTGCAGTGCAATTTCACCCAGAGAAAAGTCAGCACGCTGGATTACAGTTGTTATCCAACTTTGTTCAGTGGAACGGCAAGTCTTAA
- the hisA gene encoding 1-(5-phosphoribosyl)-5-[(5-phosphoribosylamino)methylideneamino]imidazole-4-carboxamide isomerase, with amino-acid sequence MLIIPAIDLKDGHCVRLKQGLMEDATVFSEDPGAMARHWVDQGGKRLHLVDLNGAFAGKPVNEGAIKAIVEACRGEIPIQLGGGIRDLETIERYLDNGIDYVIIGTAAVKNPGFLHEACYAFPGQIMVGLDAKDGKVAVDGWSKLTGHDVIDLAKKFEDYGVEAIVYTDIGRDGMLSGVNIEATVALAQALNIPVIASGGITDLDDVRKLCAVESEGIMGAITGRAIYEGTLNFEAAQALANELNG; translated from the coding sequence ATGTTAATTATTCCTGCTATCGATTTAAAAGACGGTCACTGTGTTCGTTTGAAACAAGGTTTGATGGAAGACGCGACGGTGTTTTCTGAAGATCCTGGTGCAATGGCCCGTCATTGGGTAGATCAAGGCGGTAAGCGCCTGCATCTTGTTGATTTGAATGGCGCGTTTGCTGGTAAGCCAGTAAATGAAGGTGCCATTAAAGCCATTGTTGAAGCTTGTCGTGGTGAAATTCCAATTCAATTGGGCGGTGGTATTCGTGATTTGGAAACCATCGAGCGTTATCTCGATAATGGGATTGATTATGTGATTATTGGCACGGCCGCTGTTAAAAATCCAGGTTTCTTACATGAGGCATGCTACGCATTCCCCGGTCAAATCATGGTGGGTTTAGATGCAAAAGATGGCAAAGTGGCTGTAGATGGCTGGTCTAAATTAACTGGTCATGACGTGATTGATCTAGCTAAGAAGTTTGAAGACTACGGTGTTGAAGCGATTGTTTATACCGATATCGGTCGTGACGGGATGCTAAGTGGTGTCAACATCGAGGCAACAGTTGCCTTGGCACAAGCGCTCAATATTCCAGTGATTGCGAGCGGTGGCATTACCGATTTAGATGATGTGCGTAAGCTTTGTGCGGTTGAAAGTGAAGGTATTATGGGTGCGATTACAGGCCGTGCAATCTATGAAGGCACGTTGAATTTTGAAGCGGCACAAGCACTTGCCAATGAGTTGAACGGTTAA
- a CDS encoding phosphoribosyl-ATP diphosphatase, producing the protein MNDIIQRLTEALEARKGADPQTSYVAKLYSKGMNSILKKVGEEAAETIIAAKDGSKEDLIYETADLWFHTMVMLAQAGLNAQDILDELARREGLSGIAEKASRPKD; encoded by the coding sequence ATGAATGACATTATTCAGCGCTTAACAGAGGCTTTAGAAGCGCGAAAAGGCGCTGATCCGCAAACATCTTATGTGGCAAAACTGTATAGCAAAGGGATGAATAGCATCCTTAAAAAAGTCGGTGAAGAAGCTGCTGAAACTATTATTGCTGCAAAAGATGGCAGTAAAGAAGACTTAATTTATGAGACAGCTGATTTGTGGTTTCATACCATGGTGATGTTGGCGCAAGCTGGGCTCAATGCGCAGGATATTTTAGATGAATTGGCACGTCGTGAGGGTTTGTCTGGCATCGCTGAAAAAGCCTCACGTCCTA